The genomic interval TTCACAGTCTAATCACATTTTTTAAAGCTGCCGACGCGGATCTGTAGAGGCGCCAATGCTGAACGTCGAAGGGGGTGCCCGAAAGCTCTTTTTGCGTCCCTGAGGCAGCACTTGTACCACGTACATTTTTCATTTTGATCTCGGTTATGGCTTCTTTCAACCATGCCTGTTCCAGAACCAGGAGCTTTTCCCCCTTTCCTTTCGACTGAATCGTCCTTTGCAGCTGAGCTGACAGCTTCGTTGGAACAGGGGATTTTCTCCCGTCCTTGCTGCGCGCAAGGAagcgcttcctctctcgttccttgTCGATTGCGACAGCTGTCTTCTCTTGGAGCACCATGAGCATTTCAGACTTCTCTGTAGCTCCTAGAACAGGGGGCATGTCTCGCGATGCGCCTGTTCATGCAGTACAACGTCCCTCTCTTCTACAGACATCTGTGtacctctccctctctctgtctgtctatgTATATAATATATTTCCAGATACGTACCCCTACAATTAACTGACCATCTGTAACAATTTTTATTTTTAATTCACTGTGGATATGCGTGCACGTGCGTGGTCGATAGTGAAAAGGAGTTTCGTGTTTTCTGCTcagagatgcatgcacgagtTGCTTGCCAAAAAGAAGGGCAGTCTGTACACCTCTGTACAGAGAAATTGCAGATGAATATGAGACATTTCCTCCGTCACCGTTTCTCCTTTGAGACCCTGacagttttttctgttctccgGACTCACTCACACGCAttcacacgcatgcatgctaCATCAACGGCGAAAAACAGCCGCGGCGGGTCCTCATTTGAGAGCGTCTTTGCGGCGGAATTGGCGATTCTCAGCACTCAGAGAAACCCTTGTCCTCCTTCGTCCCACTAAATGAAGCCAAGAGAGGaactgtgtctctttcttttcctttcgatctctctttctctcgattACGCTCGCGCTTagctttctctgtctgtcagAACGTGGTTGTGATCTCCTGTGGCCGGAGAGCAGCAAGCCGTCGTCCATTTTTTTGCAGGATCTCAGCCTTCAACGGACATCCACTCCAAGGAAAtgagacacacagaaggaTTTCGGTGACTGTAAACCGAGTCTGCCTGTCTTGCGGAACtgtcctctttttcgcttgccattctcgttctcgcctcctcgctcgcTCCGCTGTGGCCTTCGTCCGCCTCCTGTCATCCGCTTCGTACCTCTTGGCACTTctattttcttctcgcaaCTAACATAAGCTCGTCATCCTTGCTGTTCACCGCTTtcaccttcctcttctcgcgtcgcctctgtACTGAATATTCTTCCTTTTAATCCTCATTTCAGTTGTCGTCCCCGCGCCTCCGCGATCGTCCATCACACAGAAACcggcagaagagcgagaagaaaagaggaaaagaggagagacgcgtgaaaggcgaagagaacagaggcaTGGCTGAAGGAAGGAGGTCAAGTTGGGAGAGAAATGTTGGCAGCGTCGTTCAAAGAAGTCCCTGATATGGACGAAATCGACAATGGAACTTCTTACAAACTGTCGCCTTCAGAGATCCGTGATCTCCTTCATCGCTGGCGAGGCTTGCGTCACCTCCCACACCTCGGTGAAGAGCATGATCTCGAAGACGTCGCCTCCCGCTTGACGGCCGTCCAGTTCCCCTGTGAGTCCGAAACATGCACAAATGCTGttttgtgcatgcgcgcaggCGGGCATTGATATTCGATCCCTACACACGCgggtatatacatatatgtatacatagatgcatatatatatgtatatatatatgtatatatatatatatgtatatatatgtatacatatatatgtatatgtaaatgtatgcATTTTGTGTCAGGTTAGACGTGCGTGCAAGAATATTTGACAGATACTCGAGCTGGAGAGAATAACTGgtaagagaaagagggactCTGGGGCTCTTTCAGAGgtgactcttcttctcatgTCGACTCACAGAAAAAGCCGGTTGGCTTCATCGCATGCCCTCGTCTACTTTGGTCCACACATGTTGAAGCGTCCGGAAGACGTTTCTCTGCGCATggagtctctttttcctttcgcgCCTCAGGCGACTTTCTGTGGTCATCGGTGATCTCGGCGCCATTCTACGCGCGTCTGCTCCACGCGGCGTTTCTGCCTATTGGCCATCGCGTgacgctgaagagaaagagaaaacaggaggcCAAAGGCGCGCGGATGAAAGTGGAAGCTTCGCAGGtgcaggaaacgaaggaaacagcAGAGGCGAACAACGCAGCCCCCCTCGCAgacgaaaggggagaagaacaacgCGCTGCAGAGTCAGAAACAGCAGGCGCACAGccggaaagagacacagcgagGGACCCTGTTGTCGATAGGAGACTCGAGGAGAGACCATGCGGAGCAGGCAACAGAGATGACGAGGACCGAGAGGAGGAGATGGAGCGATACGGAGcgcagacagacgagaaggaggaagagacagaaggggaaaaagaggaagaagagaaggaagaggaaggagcagaagaagagggagagagcagTGAGGAAGACGATGACAGTTCGTTGGATgacagcgagagcgacgaagaagcggatgCCGAGGACGATAGGGCCACCGAGGGcgacaaacagagacaaagtgAGAGCCGACCAGTTGATGTGTGGAGCCTGACGCCGACGTACCAGTCGATGGGTCTGTGTACGTACCCTTCGCTTTGTCTGAAATTTCATGCATACTTCTGGGTTTTCATCTGTGCTGGTGTGACAAACACCATTATCCAACTgccgtctccttttcggccttccactttttcccCAGGGCCTGGTTCTCCAACCTCGCGCGACCCTATGTACATCCTCTTGCCGAAGCTTCACCAGGAGCGCTGCTGCCTCCTGCTGGATCAGATGACTCCGCATATAAGCCGAAACACGAGGAAACGCGCGAAGCGATTCTGCTTCTCGATCGACAGGGACTTCGACGGGGTAGGACGGAAATGcagggggagaggagagaacaaggacgcgaggaggaagggagacgggaagacagaagcgacaaaCGGAGAACGGATGTGTGACTGGGACTCTCGCAGAAGAGGCTGATCCTGCAGTCCGAGGTAGAGGGGGGAAATGCAGGTCCTGCAGGGCgggacggagaggagacagtgccgaagtggaggagagcaggaaaacTGCGCTTGCCTCTGAGGGTCTGCATGTCAACCTAACAACGCTTAGACATCTGGCGCGCCGAACGGCCTCATTGGAGTTTCttggtgtctgtctcctggagAAAGCTTAGAATCGGTTCTCCTTTTTCAGGAAAGCGACAAAGAAGGGTCTGCAGACGTCTTGTCAGTCTCCAATGTTTGTCCGTCGTGGTCGTTCTTTCTAGTTCCCTTTACGGTTTCCGGTGTACGCATGGAGTTACGTTTCGTGTCGCTGTGCTTTGTTCCTCGACTGTGACTCGCTTTTTGCCTTTCTACTGCGGTGTATACAATCTCGTTTCAGTTGCCTTGTGTTGGTTTTCTATTCCTGTCCTTCCTCAGGTGCTTGCAGGATGTGTGAGACAGCACGGAGAAGGGTGGCTGTACCCGCCAGTCCGGCAGGTGAGTGTGTCTGCAC from Toxoplasma gondii ME49 chromosome VIIa, whole genome shotgun sequence carries:
- a CDS encoding hypothetical protein (encoded by transcript TGME49_202600): MPPVLGATEKSEMLMVLQEKTAVAIDKERERKRFLARSKDGRKSPVPTKLSAQLQRTIQSKGKGEKLLVLEQAWLKEAITEIKMKNVRGTSAASGTQKELSGTPFDVQHWRLYRSASAALKNVIRL